A window of bacterium genomic DNA:
CGGCCGACCGCCTTGAAAAAGGTATAGGCGAACGTCCCCCCGGGCCCGGCGGTGCGGCGCAGGTCCTCGATCCCTTCCTCCCAGCGCCGGGCGTCGATCAGGCCCGCCGCCAGGGCCGGTTCCCGCACCCCCTCGACCATGGCGATAAAGGTGCGCCGGGTGAACCCTTCCACCGTCTCCGGGCGCCCGGCGTCGGCGTAGACCTGGCGGGGAGAGACCGCGACCGGGTCGAAACCGGCTTGGCGCAGGAGCGGGAAGAGACGGCGCCCGATCAAGGGGTCCCCGCCCGCGCGGGTCTGGAGGTCGATCAGGCATTGGATCGTCGCCCAGGCCGCCGCCGAGCGCGGGTGGTAGAGGCTGGAACCGTGGTCGCCCTCGATCGCGGTGATCGTCCCCCCCGGCCGCAGCGTTTCCCGCAGTTTTTTCAACGCCTGCGCCGGTTCGGCCAGGTGTTCGAGGACGAAGCAGAGAAAAACGTGGTCGAAGCTGCCGGGGGCGAAGGGCATGTTCACGATATCGCCCTGGAGGAAGGAAGCGTCGATCCGGCCGGCGGCGGCCCGGCGGGCCTGGGCCAACGACTCCCCCCGCCGGTCGAAACAGACGAAATACGCTCCCGGGCTGCCGGCCGCCAGGGCCTCGGTCTGGGCCCCGACCCCGCAGCCGGCTTCCAGAACCGCCGACCCCGGGGGGAAGCGGGTATCCGCGTGCAGGAGTTCGGCCAAGGTCCGCGCCTGGTCGCGGAGGCGGTCGGCCTCCCGGACCTCGTAACCGTGAACGTATCCTTTCCCGGCCCGCGTCTGCATGGGACCGTTACCATACCCCCTCGCCTGCCCGCCCGCAAAGTTTTCCTCGACCCCGGAGAAGAGAGGGTTCGGGGCGAAGGGTTCAGGAGGGGAGCAAAGAGCATAGAGCAGAGAGCATAGGGAAAACCACCACCGCCACAGCCCCCTTTAGGGTT
This region includes:
- a CDS encoding methyltransferase domain-containing protein, giving the protein MQTRAGKGYVHGYEVREADRLRDQARTLAELLHADTRFPPGSAVLEAGCGVGAQTEALAAGSPGAYFVCFDRRGESLAQARRAAAGRIDASFLQGDIVNMPFAPGSFDHVFLCFVLEHLAEPAQALKKLRETLRPGGTITAIEGDHGSSLYHPRSAAAWATIQCLIDLQTRAGGDPLIGRRLFPLLRQAGFDPVAVSPRQVYADAGRPETVEGFTRRTFIAMVEGVREPALAAGLIDARRWEEGIEDLRRTAGPGGTFAYTFFKAVGRNPGPGGGEP